In Aegilops tauschii subsp. strangulata cultivar AL8/78 chromosome 3, Aet v6.0, whole genome shotgun sequence, one genomic interval encodes:
- the LOC109761160 gene encoding subtilisin-like protease SBT2.2, with protein MGVARRERWAVPLLWAALLAVALLGGASGSEEGTAVYIVTMKQAPVSHKRLDLERFRSSRVAAGGGGGAGDNPATSILRKPRHASPKYMNYGSLLVRLQNSLLKKTLRGEHYTKLYSYHYLINGFAVVLTPQQAEKLNRRKEVANIILDFSVRTATTYTPEFLGLPEGAWVQDGGPQCAGQGVVVGLIDTGIDPNHPSFADDLTTDNYPVPAHYSGNCEVTSDFPSGSCNRKLVGARHFAASAITRGVFNASQDLASPSDSDGHGTHTASIAAGNHGIPVIVAGHYFGDASGMAPRAHIAVYKALYKGFGGFAADVVAAIDQAAEDNVDIISLSITPNRRPPGLATFFNPIDMALMSAVKDGIFVVQAAGNTGPSPKSMSSYSPWIFTVGASAHDREYNNYVVLGNNLTISGVGLAPGTDGDSMYNLIAAPHALQNYTTTPIEMSLGECQDPSHLDKDLIRGKILVCSYSIRFVLGLSSVKQALDTAKNVSAAGIIFYLDPFVLGFQLNPTPMDIPGLIIPSSDDSKIFLSYYNDSLVRDGPSDRVVKFGAVAKILGGLKPNYGSSAPKVMFYSARGPDPEDNTLANADILKPNVVAPGSSIWGAWSSRGLDSAEFTGESFAMLSGTSMAAPHIAGLAALIKQKFPSFSPAAIGSALSTTTTLSDKQGNPIMSQRTYSNPDSTQTPATPFDMGNGFANATAALDPGLIFDCSYDDYLSFLCGINGSAPVVANYTGSSCRASTMTGADLNLPSITIAVLNQSRTITRTITNVASDENYTVSCNAPYGVAASAAPAQFFIPSGQKQLVTFVVNATMTNSSASFGDVEFYGDRGHRVVIPFTVMSKAV; from the exons ATGGGGGTGGCTCGGAGGGAGCGCTGGGCTGTTCCCCTCCTGTGGGCGGCGCTTCTTGCGGTGGCGCTGCTGGGCGGCGCCAGCGGCTCCGAGGAGGGCACCGCGGTGTACATTGTGACCATGAAGCAGGCGCCCGTGTCCCACAAGCGCCTCGACCTGGAGAGGTTTCGGAGCAGCAGGGttgccgccggcggcggcggcggcgcaggggATAACCCGGCCACCAGCATCCTCAGGAAACCGAG GCATGCTTCACCCAAATATATGAATTATGGCTCACTCCTAGTGCGCCTTCAAAATTCTCTCCTGAAGAAGACACTAAGAGGAGAGCACTATACAAAGTTGTACAGTTACCACTACTTGATTAATGGTTTTGCTGTTGTCCTCACTCCTCAGCAG GCAGAGAAGCTAAATAGGAGAAAAGAAGTGGCAAACATAATATTGGATTTCTCTGTTAGGACGGCAACAACTTATACCCCTGAATTCCTTGGCCTGCCAGAAGGTGCTTGGGTGCAAGATGGTGGTCCACAATGTGCTGGCCAGGGTGTTGTTGTGGGCCTCATTGATACAGGAATCGACCCAAATCACCCTAGCTTTGCAGATGACTTGACAACCGATAATTATCCAGTTCCTGCTCACTACTCTGGTAATTGTGAGGTTACAAGTGATTTTCCATCTGGGTCCTGCAACAGAAAGCTTGTTGGAGCTCGACATTTTGCAGCATCTGCAATAACCCGAGGAGTCTTCAATGCCTCTCAAGATCTTGCTTCACCATCTGATAGTGATGGCCATGGGAC CCACACAGCATCCATTGCTGCTGGTAATCATGGCATACCTGTTATTGTGGCTGGACATTACTTTGGGGATGCAAGTGGAATGGCTCCTCGTGCACA CATCGCTGTCTATAAAGCGCTGTACAAAGGTTTTGGAGGTTTTGCTGCTGATGTAGTGGCTGCAATAGATCAG GCAGCTGAAGATAATGTCGACATAATCAGTTTATCTATTACCCCTAATAGGAGGCCTCCTGGATTGGCTACATTCTTTAATCCAATTGACATGGCACTAATGTCAGCTGTGAAAGATGGCATATTTGTTGTGCAAGCTGCAGGAAATACCGGTCCTTCCCCTAAGAGCATGTCTTCATACAGTCCATGGATTTTTACTGTAGGCGCTTCTGCCCATGACAGGGAGTACAACAACTATGTTGTACTTGGCAACAATTTGACCATTTCAGGAGTTGGCCTTGCTC CTGGAACAGATGGTGATTCCATGTACAATCTGATTGCTGCACCTCATGCACTGCAAAATTATACAACTACTCCAATTGAAATGTCCCTAGGAGAGTGCCAAGATCCAAGCCACCTAGATAAAGATCTGATAAGGGGGAAGATACTGGTCTGCAGCTATTCCATAAGATTTGTACTTGGCCTCTCTTCTGTGAAGCAAGCTTTAGATACAGCAAAGAATGTCAGTGCTGCAGGAATTATATTTTACTTGGACCCTTTTGTCCTTGGTTTCCAGCTGAACCCAACTCCAATGGATATACCTGGACTTATAATACCATCATCTGATGACTCTAAG ATATTCCTAAGTTATTACAACGATTCGCTTGTACGAGATGGGCCGTCAGACAGAGTTGTCAAGTTTGGTGCAGTTGCAAAAATACTAGGAGGTCTGAAGCCAAATTATGGTAGTTCGGCACCAAAAGTGATGTTTTATTCTGCTAGGGGGCCTGACCCTGAGGATAATACATTGGCCAATGCCGATATCTTGAAACCAAATGTGGTAGCACCTGGCAGTTCCATTTGGGGTGCTTGGAGTTCGCGTGGATTGGATTCTGCTGAATTTACCG GTGAAAGTTTTGCGATGCTCTCCGGTACAAGTATGGCTGCACCACACATTGCTGGCCTTGCTGCTCTAATCAAGCAGAAGTTTCCTTCTTTTAGCCCGGCAGCTATAGGTTCCGCGCTGTCTACTACTACAACTCTCAGTGACAAGCAGGGGAATCCAATCATGTCACAGCGAACATACAGCAACCCAGACTCCACACAAACTCCAGCTACACCTTTTGACATGGGGAATGGGTTTGCCAATGCCACTGCTGCTTTGGACCCTGGGCTCATATTTGATTGCA GTTACGATGACTACCTCTCCTTTCTGTGTGGTATAAATGGCTCTGCTCCAGTAGTGGCGAACTACACCGGCAGCAGCTGCAGGGCCTCCACCATGACCGGAGCAGACCTAAACCTGCCGTCGATCACTATAGCCGTGCTCAACCAGTCAAGAACAATAACGCGAACAATCACCAACGTGGCGAGCGACGAGAACTACACGGTCAGCTGCAACGCCCCCTACGGGGTGGCGGCGTCCGCGGCACCAGCACAGTTCTTCATCCCCAGCGGGCAGAAGCAGCTCGTGACCTTCGTCGTGAACGCCACCATGACCAACTCTTCGGCGAGCTTCGGGGACGTCGAGTTCTATGGGGACAGGGGCCACCGGGTGGTCATTCCGTTCACGGTCATGTCCAAGGCTGTGTAG